A single window of Nocardia sp. NBC_01327 DNA harbors:
- the gltB gene encoding glutamate synthase large subunit yields MTQLPGHRSPTGGASYGYGPRGLYDPANEHDACGVAFVVDMHGRRSRDIVDKAITALLNLEHRGAAGAEPNSGDGAGILIQLPDKFFRAVVDFELPAEGAYATGIAFLPQARREAARAGYRVEKIVREEGLEVLGWREVPIDESSLGALSRDAMPTFRQIFIASPKGGSEQLEGMDLERRAYVVRKRIEHELGSAGAGEGATGKESVYFPSLSGQTFVYKGMFTTPQLRAFYLDLQDDRVESALGIVHSRFSTNTFPSWPLAHPFRRVAHNGEINTVSGNENWMRAREALLKSNSFGTDSEGNNRLEKIFPVCTPGASDTARFDEVLELLHLGGRSLPHAMLMMIPEAWERHESMDPAQRAFYRYHSFLMEPWDGPASVCFTDGKVVGAVLDRNGLRPGRIWVTDDGLVVMASEVGVLDIDPARVVQKTRLQPGRMFLVDTEQGRIISDDEVKSTLAAEAPYQEWLDNGPTKLSDLQDRPHEHMSHDRVLIRQQIFGYSTEELNLLISPMAQTGGEALGSMGTDTPIAVLSSRPRVLFDYFSQLFAQVTNPPLDALREEVVTSLRSMIGPEDDLLNPGQQSCRQITLTQPILDNDELSKLVHINDDGSRPDLRSVVVHGLYPVAEGGQGLRNAIAAVQMQVSAAIDGGARIIILSDRESNEKLAPIPSLLLTAAVHHHLVQERTRTQVGLVVEAGDAREVHHMALLIGFGAAAINPYMAFESIEDMLERGQLLMPGSTGDHGADFKKAVYNYNKAAGKGVLKVMSKMGISTIASYRGAQLFQVVGLSQELVDEYFTGLRSPLDGIGLDGIAGEVAARHRIAFLENRNERAHRELEVGGEYQWRREGEYHLFNPDTVFKLQHATRSGQYKVFKEYTKLVDDQSERLASLRGLFKFKSKSRNPIPIDEVEPVSAIVKRFSTGAMSYGSISSEAHETLAVAMNRLGGRSNSGEGGEHPARFEPEENGDWRRSAIKQVASGRFGVTAHYLTNCTDIQIKMAQGAKPGEGGQLPAHKVYPWVAEVRHSTPGVGLISPPPHHDIYSIEDLAQLIHDLKNANPQARIHVKLVAEPGVGTVAAGVSKAHADVVLISGHDGGTGASPLTSLKHAGGPWELGLAETQQTLLLNGLRDRIVVQVDGQMKTGRDVMIAALLGAEEFGFATAPLVVSGCIMMRVCHLDTCPVGVATQNPVLRERFTGKPEFVENFMNYIAEEVRELLASLGLRTLDEAIGRVDLLDTTRAKEHWKAAKLDLSPILDDVETAFMQQDRRNTKGQDHGLDKALDNQLIAQAADALERGKPVKFDTKITNVNRTVGTMLGHEVTKLYGGVGLPDNTIDITFTGSAGNSFGAFVPAGITLRVVGDANDYVGKGLSGGRLTVRPSLDVPAEFVAERNIIAGNVILFGATSGQAFIRGVVGERFAVRNSGATAVVEGVGDHGCEYMTGGRVVILGETGRNFGAGMSGGTAYIYNPNNTFEKHLNTEMVDLEGLTADESAALRDIIAQHRDETGSAVAERILIDWSQQVNHFVKVMPRDYKKVLLAISEAEKDGRDVSAAIMEAARG; encoded by the coding sequence ATGACGCAACTTCCCGGCCACAGGTCCCCTACTGGCGGTGCCAGCTATGGATACGGACCCCGCGGGCTCTATGACCCGGCGAATGAACACGACGCCTGCGGCGTCGCATTCGTCGTCGATATGCACGGCCGTCGTAGCCGCGACATCGTCGACAAGGCTATTACCGCCCTGCTGAACCTGGAGCACCGAGGTGCAGCCGGCGCCGAACCCAATTCGGGTGACGGCGCGGGCATCCTGATCCAGCTTCCGGACAAGTTCTTCCGCGCTGTGGTCGACTTCGAGCTTCCCGCCGAGGGCGCCTACGCCACCGGTATCGCCTTCCTGCCGCAGGCCCGCCGCGAGGCCGCCCGTGCCGGATACCGCGTCGAGAAGATCGTGCGCGAAGAGGGCCTCGAGGTCCTCGGCTGGCGCGAGGTCCCGATCGACGAGTCGTCGCTGGGCGCGCTGTCCCGCGACGCCATGCCGACCTTCCGGCAGATCTTCATCGCCTCGCCCAAGGGCGGCAGCGAGCAGCTCGAGGGCATGGACCTGGAGCGGCGCGCCTATGTCGTCCGCAAGCGCATCGAGCACGAGCTCGGCAGCGCGGGCGCCGGCGAGGGCGCGACCGGCAAGGAATCGGTGTACTTCCCGAGCCTGTCCGGCCAGACCTTCGTCTACAAGGGCATGTTCACCACCCCGCAGCTGCGGGCGTTCTACCTGGATCTGCAGGACGACCGGGTCGAGTCCGCACTCGGCATCGTGCACTCCCGCTTCTCCACCAACACCTTCCCGTCGTGGCCGCTGGCGCACCCGTTCCGGCGCGTCGCCCACAACGGCGAGATCAATACCGTCTCCGGCAATGAGAACTGGATGCGGGCCCGCGAGGCGCTGCTGAAGTCGAACTCCTTCGGCACCGACAGCGAGGGCAACAACCGCCTGGAGAAGATCTTCCCGGTCTGCACCCCCGGCGCGTCCGACACCGCGCGCTTCGACGAGGTGCTGGAACTGCTGCACCTGGGCGGCCGCAGTCTGCCGCACGCCATGCTCATGATGATCCCCGAGGCGTGGGAACGGCACGAGTCCATGGACCCGGCCCAGCGCGCCTTCTACCGCTACCACTCGTTCCTCATGGAGCCGTGGGACGGCCCGGCGTCGGTGTGCTTTACCGACGGCAAGGTCGTCGGCGCGGTGCTGGACCGGAACGGTCTGCGCCCCGGCCGGATCTGGGTCACCGACGACGGTCTGGTCGTCATGGCCTCCGAGGTCGGCGTGCTCGATATCGATCCGGCCCGCGTGGTCCAGAAGACCCGGCTGCAGCCCGGCCGCATGTTCCTGGTGGACACCGAGCAGGGTCGCATCATCAGCGATGACGAGGTCAAGTCGACGCTCGCCGCCGAGGCGCCCTACCAGGAGTGGCTGGACAACGGCCCGACCAAGCTGTCGGACCTGCAGGACCGCCCGCACGAGCACATGTCGCACGACCGCGTGCTGATCCGCCAGCAGATCTTCGGATACTCCACCGAGGAACTGAACCTGCTGATCTCGCCGATGGCGCAGACCGGTGGTGAGGCGCTCGGCTCGATGGGCACCGACACCCCGATCGCGGTGCTGTCCTCACGGCCGCGGGTGCTGTTCGACTACTTCTCGCAGCTGTTCGCGCAGGTCACCAACCCGCCGCTGGACGCCCTGCGCGAAGAGGTCGTCACCTCGCTGCGCAGCATGATCGGTCCCGAGGACGATCTGCTGAATCCCGGGCAGCAGTCCTGTCGTCAGATCACGCTGACCCAGCCGATTCTGGACAATGACGAGCTGTCCAAGCTCGTGCACATCAATGACGACGGCTCGCGTCCCGACCTGCGTTCGGTCGTGGTGCACGGCCTGTACCCGGTCGCCGAGGGCGGCCAGGGTCTGCGCAATGCCATTGCGGCAGTGCAGATGCAGGTGTCCGCGGCCATCGACGGCGGCGCGCGCATCATCATCCTGTCCGACCGCGAGTCCAACGAGAAGCTGGCGCCGATCCCGTCGCTGCTGCTCACCGCGGCCGTGCATCACCACCTGGTGCAGGAGCGCACCCGCACCCAGGTCGGCCTGGTCGTGGAGGCCGGTGACGCCCGCGAGGTGCACCACATGGCCCTGCTGATCGGCTTCGGCGCGGCGGCGATCAACCCGTACATGGCCTTCGAGTCCATCGAGGACATGCTCGAGCGCGGTCAGCTGCTCATGCCGGGCAGCACCGGCGATCACGGCGCCGACTTCAAGAAGGCCGTCTACAACTACAACAAGGCCGCCGGCAAGGGTGTGCTGAAGGTGATGTCCAAGATGGGCATCTCCACCATCGCCTCCTACCGCGGCGCGCAGCTGTTCCAGGTGGTCGGCCTGTCGCAGGAGCTGGTGGACGAGTACTTCACCGGTCTGCGCTCGCCGCTGGACGGCATCGGCCTGGACGGCATCGCCGGCGAGGTCGCGGCACGGCACCGAATCGCGTTCCTGGAGAACCGCAATGAGCGCGCGCACCGCGAGCTCGAGGTCGGCGGCGAATACCAGTGGCGGCGTGAGGGCGAGTACCACCTGTTCAACCCGGACACGGTGTTCAAGCTGCAGCACGCGACGCGCTCGGGCCAGTACAAGGTCTTCAAGGAGTACACCAAGCTCGTCGACGATCAGTCGGAGCGTTTGGCGTCGCTGCGCGGCCTGTTCAAGTTCAAGTCCAAGTCGCGCAACCCGATTCCGATCGACGAGGTCGAGCCGGTGTCCGCGATCGTGAAGCGCTTCTCGACCGGTGCGATGAGCTACGGCTCCATCTCCTCGGAGGCGCACGAGACCCTCGCGGTCGCCATGAACCGCCTCGGCGGTCGCTCCAATTCCGGTGAGGGCGGCGAGCATCCGGCCCGCTTCGAGCCGGAGGAGAACGGCGACTGGCGCCGGTCCGCGATCAAGCAGGTGGCCTCGGGTCGCTTCGGTGTGACCGCGCACTACCTGACCAACTGCACCGATATCCAGATCAAGATGGCGCAGGGGGCCAAGCCCGGCGAGGGCGGCCAGCTGCCCGCGCACAAGGTGTACCCGTGGGTCGCCGAGGTCCGGCACTCCACGCCCGGCGTGGGCCTGATCTCCCCGCCGCCGCACCACGACATCTACTCGATCGAGGATCTGGCGCAGCTGATCCACGACCTGAAGAACGCGAACCCGCAGGCGCGGATTCACGTGAAACTTGTCGCGGAGCCCGGCGTCGGCACCGTCGCCGCGGGTGTGTCCAAGGCGCACGCCGATGTGGTGCTCATCTCGGGCCACGACGGCGGCACCGGTGCGTCCCCGCTGACCTCGCTGAAGCATGCCGGTGGTCCCTGGGAGCTCGGCCTGGCCGAAACCCAGCAGACGCTGCTGCTCAACGGTCTGCGCGACCGCATCGTGGTGCAGGTGGACGGTCAGATGAAGACCGGCCGCGACGTCATGATCGCCGCGCTGCTCGGCGCGGAGGAGTTCGGTTTCGCGACTGCGCCGCTGGTGGTCTCGGGCTGCATCATGATGCGCGTATGCCACCTCGACACCTGCCCGGTCGGCGTCGCGACGCAGAACCCCGTGCTGCGTGAGCGTTTCACCGGTAAGCCGGAGTTCGTCGAGAACTTCATGAACTACATCGCCGAAGAGGTGCGCGAGCTGCTCGCGTCGCTGGGTCTGCGGACTCTCGACGAGGCCATCGGCCGCGTCGATCTGCTCGACACCACCCGGGCCAAGGAGCATTGGAAGGCCGCCAAGCTGGATCTGTCGCCCATCCTCGACGATGTCGAGACGGCGTTCATGCAGCAGGACCGCCGCAATACCAAGGGCCAGGACCACGGTCTGGACAAGGCGCTGGACAACCAGCTCATCGCGCAGGCCGCGGATGCGCTGGAGCGCGGTAAGCCGGTCAAGTTCGACACCAAGATCACCAATGTGAACCGGACCGTCGGCACCATGCTCGGCCACGAGGTGACCAAGCTGTACGGCGGAGTCGGCCTGCCCGACAACACCATCGACATCACGTTCACCGGTTCCGCCGGTAACTCGTTCGGTGCGTTCGTGCCCGCCGGCATCACGCTGCGGGTCGTCGGCGACGCCAACGACTATGTCGGCAAGGGTCTTTCGGGTGGCCGCCTGACCGTGCGGCCGTCCCTGGACGTGCCCGCCGAGTTCGTGGCGGAGCGGAACATCATCGCGGGCAACGTGATCCTGTTCGGCGCCACCAGCGGCCAGGCCTTCATCCGCGGTGTCGTGGGCGAGCGGTTCGCCGTGCGCAACTCGGGCGCCACCGCGGTGGTCGAGGGCGTGGGCGATCACGGCTGCGAGTACATGACCGGTGGCCGCGTGGTCATCCTCGGCGAGACCGGCCGCAACTTCGGCGCCGGTATGTCGGGCGGCACCGCGTACATCTACAACCCGAACAACACCTTCGAGAAGCACCTGAACACCGAAATGGTGGATCTGGAAGGACTCACGGCGGACGAGTCCGCGGCGCTGCGCGACATCATCGCCCAGCACCGCGACGAGACCGGTTCGGCTGTCGCGGAACGCATCCTGATCGACTGGTCGCAGCAGGTGAATCACTTCGTGAAGGTGATGCCGCGCGATTACAAGAAGGTCCTGCTGGCCATCTCGGAAGCTGAAAAAGACGGCCGGGACGTCAGCGCGGCGATCATGGAGGCCGCTCGTGGCTGA
- a CDS encoding glutamate synthase subunit beta → MGDAQGFLKHTSRELPKRRPVELRLMDWKEVYEEKFSHETLQKQASRCMDCGIPFCHNGCPLGNLIPEWNDLVYKGAWKESFERLHATNNFPEFTGRLCPAPCESSCVLGINQDPVTIKQVEVEIIENGFDEGWVTPVYPTRLTGKKIAVVGSGPAGLAAAQQLTRAGHTVTVFERDDRIGGLLRYGIPEFKMEKRFIDRRLAQMEAEGTIFKTGVNVGVDITADQLRERYDAVVLAGGATIARDLPVPGRDLDGIHQAMEFLPLANRVQLGDPVADEEGLPRINARGKKVIIIGGGDTGADCLGTSHRQGAASVHQFEIMPRPPEERAGSTPWPTYPLMYRVASAHEEGGERVFSVNTERFVGADGKLTGLQAHEVSMVNGRFEKVEGTDFTLEADLVLLAMGFVGPQKNGLLEGLGVGYDQRGNVKRDNGWATTVPGVFAAGDMGRGQSLIVWAIAEGRSCASAVDKFLEGDTALPSPIRPTDVAQR, encoded by the coding sequence ATGGGTGACGCACAGGGATTCCTGAAGCACACGAGTCGGGAACTGCCGAAGCGCCGTCCGGTCGAGCTGCGCCTGATGGACTGGAAAGAGGTCTACGAGGAGAAGTTCTCCCACGAGACCCTCCAGAAGCAGGCCAGCCGCTGTATGGATTGCGGTATCCCCTTCTGCCACAACGGTTGTCCGCTCGGGAACCTGATTCCCGAATGGAACGACCTGGTCTACAAGGGCGCCTGGAAGGAATCGTTCGAGCGGCTGCACGCCACGAACAACTTCCCGGAGTTCACCGGCCGCCTGTGCCCCGCACCGTGCGAGTCGTCCTGCGTCCTGGGCATCAACCAGGATCCGGTGACGATCAAGCAGGTCGAGGTCGAGATCATCGAGAACGGTTTCGACGAGGGCTGGGTCACCCCGGTGTACCCGACCCGCCTGACCGGCAAGAAGATCGCCGTCGTCGGTTCCGGTCCCGCCGGTCTGGCCGCCGCCCAGCAGCTGACCCGGGCCGGCCACACCGTGACCGTGTTCGAGCGCGACGACCGCATCGGCGGCCTGCTGCGCTACGGCATTCCGGAATTCAAGATGGAGAAGCGCTTCATCGATCGCCGGCTCGCGCAGATGGAAGCCGAAGGCACCATCTTCAAGACCGGTGTGAACGTGGGCGTGGACATCACCGCCGATCAGCTGCGTGAGCGTTATGACGCCGTTGTGCTCGCCGGTGGCGCGACCATCGCCCGCGACCTGCCGGTTCCGGGTCGTGACCTGGACGGCATCCATCAGGCGATGGAGTTCCTGCCGCTGGCCAACCGCGTCCAGCTGGGCGATCCGGTCGCCGATGAGGAAGGCCTGCCGCGCATCAATGCCCGCGGCAAGAAGGTCATCATCATCGGTGGCGGTGACACCGGCGCGGACTGCCTCGGCACCTCGCACCGGCAGGGCGCCGCATCGGTGCACCAGTTCGAGATCATGCCCCGTCCGCCGGAGGAGCGCGCCGGCTCCACCCCGTGGCCGACCTACCCGCTCATGTACCGGGTGGCCTCGGCGCACGAGGAGGGCGGCGAGCGCGTGTTCTCCGTCAATACCGAGCGTTTTGTCGGCGCCGACGGCAAGCTGACCGGTCTGCAGGCCCACGAGGTCTCCATGGTGAACGGCCGCTTCGAGAAGGTCGAGGGCACCGACTTCACCCTCGAGGCCGATCTGGTGCTGCTGGCCATGGGCTTTGTCGGACCGCAGAAGAACGGCCTGCTCGAGGGCCTGGGCGTCGGTTACGACCAGCGCGGAAACGTCAAGCGCGACAACGGCTGGGCCACCACCGTCCCCGGCGTCTTCGCCGCCGGCGATATGGGCCGCGGCCAGTCGCTCATCGTGTGGGCCATCGCCGAGGGCCGCTCCTGCGCGTCCGCGGTGGACAAGTTCCTCGAGGGCGACACCGCACTGCCGTCCCCCATCCGCCCGACGGATGTGGCGCAGCGCTGA
- a CDS encoding glycoside hydrolase family 5 protein — protein MTRTYFTLRRRVLITLATLAIPLAGSTPVVHATPLTDTTADQVQRPLHAVMGQGARIADDTGRTVLLRGVNVNSAGQYYQEWPDLPATTTLTEDDFLRIAALGSNVVRLIISWSALEPTRGHIDQNYLDRIAQAVAWARAHDIYVLLDMHQDAWGVAVNTPDGVYCPPFTQPGVGWDGAPAWATALVGTSATCRVSKRELSAAVQASFANFYLDVNGVQTELVNTWAAVAARFANDPAIAGYDLLNEPNPGLIPGLDDYVLLGNFYRRAMAAIRSGEQSAPGGFRHIAFFEPSVITGSLPVPGPLPLFTSASGSASGSASGSASGSASGSASGSAGEDDMVYAPHQYNESISPLPGSLASGFADTATAASGYGTTFFNGEWGFWDTDPAVIADKTRRYAALEDSHLVGGTYWQWRQACGDPHNIQTRGTRPTCTAPDTGLDHDPATAAVIARSYPRAAPGQLTALTSDIPSGAMTLTGTADRAGASADLWIPERCAAPALTGANITQTARRQVTGGWRITAATNTTGDYRLAIACG, from the coding sequence ATGACCAGAACATATTTCACATTGCGCCGCCGAGTACTGATCACCCTCGCCACCTTGGCAATTCCGCTCGCCGGCAGCACACCCGTCGTCCATGCCACCCCGCTCACCGATACCACCGCAGACCAGGTACAACGTCCGCTACACGCGGTCATGGGACAGGGCGCCCGCATCGCCGATGACACCGGTCGCACCGTGCTGCTGCGCGGCGTCAATGTCAACAGTGCCGGGCAGTACTACCAGGAATGGCCCGACCTGCCCGCCACCACCACACTGACCGAAGACGACTTCCTCCGTATCGCGGCACTCGGCTCGAATGTGGTGCGTCTCATAATCAGCTGGTCCGCACTCGAACCCACTCGTGGCCATATCGATCAGAACTATCTCGATCGCATCGCCCAGGCCGTCGCCTGGGCGCGGGCACACGACATCTACGTCCTGCTCGATATGCACCAGGACGCCTGGGGTGTCGCGGTGAACACGCCCGACGGCGTCTACTGCCCGCCCTTCACCCAGCCCGGCGTCGGCTGGGACGGCGCGCCCGCATGGGCGACCGCCCTGGTCGGCACGAGCGCCACCTGCCGGGTGAGCAAACGCGAACTCTCGGCGGCGGTGCAGGCCTCGTTCGCGAACTTCTACCTCGACGTCAACGGCGTCCAGACCGAACTGGTGAATACCTGGGCGGCGGTGGCGGCACGCTTCGCGAACGATCCGGCCATCGCCGGCTACGACCTGCTCAATGAACCGAATCCGGGCCTGATTCCGGGTCTCGACGATTACGTGCTGCTCGGCAATTTCTATCGCCGGGCCATGGCCGCCATCCGTTCCGGCGAGCAGTCCGCGCCGGGCGGGTTCCGGCACATCGCCTTCTTCGAACCGTCGGTCATCACCGGATCGCTGCCTGTCCCCGGGCCGCTGCCGCTGTTCACCAGCGCTTCGGGGTCTGCCTCCGGATCGGCGTCGGGATCGGCCTCCGGGTCCGCCTCGGGGTCTGCCTCCGGATCGGCGGGCGAGGACGATATGGTCTACGCCCCGCACCAGTACAACGAATCCATCAGCCCGCTACCCGGCTCTCTCGCTTCGGGTTTCGCCGATACCGCGACCGCGGCGAGCGGCTACGGGACCACCTTCTTCAATGGCGAATGGGGATTCTGGGACACCGATCCCGCCGTCATCGCGGACAAGACCCGCCGCTACGCCGCCCTCGAGGACAGCCACCTGGTCGGCGGCACCTATTGGCAGTGGCGTCAGGCCTGCGGCGATCCGCACAATATCCAGACCCGCGGCACCCGTCCCACCTGCACCGCGCCGGACACCGGCCTGGATCACGACCCCGCCACCGCGGCTGTCATCGCCCGCTCCTACCCCCGTGCCGCACCGGGGCAGCTGACCGCCCTGACCTCCGATATCCCCTCCGGCGCAATGACTCTCACCGGCACCGCGGACCGCGCCGGCGCATCGGCCGACCTCTGGATCCCCGAACGCTGCGCCGCCCCGGCCCTCACCGGCGCCAACATCACCCAGACCGCCCGCCGGCAAGTCACCGGCGGTTGGCGAATCACAGCCGCCACCAACACCACCGGCGACTACCGCCTCGCCATCGCCTGCGGCTGA
- a CDS encoding cutinase family protein: MRLKRIVAAAGAAASVLMSGIVLGSGPVTADPGCPVMYTVAIPGTWETGHDKTPQPGMLAGVTNGLPGEVDYVTYAATAFPWEGDVYGASKKEATDNARGLVQAMGQRCPGTKISIAGYSQGADAAGDLAAEIGSGLGVVPPDRIAAVALISDPRRSATDAQVGPIAPGAGAGGARVGGFGFVSDRVRTVCAVGDLYCATEPTDFISRFAGFLAQTSDPNPANIWRYQLEIGSIINDLMAQGGIPVLQSQLSMGANEERAAQFEQFFKTGEHTSYGSYQVGGGQTAITWMHNWIANAA; the protein is encoded by the coding sequence ATGCGGTTGAAAAGAATTGTCGCGGCTGCGGGCGCAGCAGCGAGTGTGCTCATGTCGGGAATCGTGCTCGGCAGCGGGCCTGTTACGGCCGATCCGGGATGCCCGGTCATGTACACGGTAGCCATTCCGGGTACCTGGGAAACCGGCCACGACAAGACTCCCCAGCCCGGCATGCTGGCCGGGGTTACCAACGGGCTACCCGGCGAGGTCGACTATGTGACCTATGCCGCCACCGCGTTCCCCTGGGAAGGCGATGTGTACGGCGCCTCCAAGAAGGAAGCGACCGACAATGCCCGCGGCCTGGTCCAGGCCATGGGCCAGCGTTGCCCGGGGACCAAGATCTCCATCGCCGGCTACAGCCAGGGCGCCGACGCCGCGGGTGATCTGGCCGCCGAGATCGGCTCCGGCCTCGGCGTGGTGCCGCCGGACCGCATCGCGGCCGTCGCACTGATCTCCGATCCGCGTCGTTCCGCGACCGATGCCCAGGTCGGCCCGATCGCGCCCGGCGCCGGTGCGGGCGGCGCCCGGGTCGGCGGCTTCGGCTTCGTCTCGGATCGGGTGCGTACCGTGTGCGCGGTCGGCGATCTGTACTGCGCCACCGAGCCGACGGACTTCATCAGCCGCTTCGCCGGATTCCTGGCGCAGACCTCTGATCCGAATCCCGCGAACATCTGGCGCTATCAGCTCGAGATCGGCTCGATCATCAACGATCTGATGGCACAGGGCGGCATCCCGGTATTGCAGTCACAGCTCAGCATGGGCGCGAACGAAGAGCGGGCCGCGCAGTTCGAGCAGTTCTTCAAGACCGGCGAGCACACCAGTTACGGCTCGTACCAGGTCGGCGGCGGTCAGACCGCCATCACCTGGATGCACAACTGGATTGCCAACGCCGCGTAA